The following DNA comes from Pseudomonas sp. Tri1.
CATCGGCGGCCCGGTGCAGACCGACCGCGGCTTCGTACTCCACCCGTCGGGCCCCAAATACCAGGCCACCGTGGACCTGGACGGCGTATCGCTGTCCACCTCCCAGGACGTGCTGTTCGCCATCGCCGACGGCGTCGGCCCGGAGAAAAGCCTGATCGCCCTCGGCTATGCCGGCTGGGAACCTGGGCAACTGGAAGCCGAACTGGCCGATAACGCCTGGCTGACCTGCCCGTTCGACGCCGACATCCTGTTCAACACCAGCAGCGAACTGCGCCTGGAAGCGGCGGCCAGCCGGTTGGGGGTCAACCTCAGCCTGCTGACCAGCCAGGCAGGACACGCCTGATGGCGCTGCGCTTGTTGCTGGGCTTCGATTACGGCACCAAACAGATCGGCGTGGCGGTCGGCCAGGTCATCACCGGCCAGGCCCGCGAGTTGTGCACCTTGAAGGCGCAGAATGGCGTTCCGGACTGGAACCAGGTCGAAGCGCTGATCAAGGAGTGGAAACCCGATGCCGTGGTGGTCGGCCTGCCGCTGAACATGGACGGCACGCCCAGCGATATGTGCCTGCGCGCCGAAAAGTTCGCCCGCCGGCTCAATGGCCGCTTCAACCTGCCCTTCTATACCCATGACGAGCGCCTGACCACCTTCGAGGCCAAGGGTGAACGCCTGGTGCGCGGCGGGCAGAAAGGCAGTTACCGCGACAACCCGGTGGACGCCATCGCTGCCGCCTTGCTGCTGCAAGGTTGGCTCGACGCCAACGCCGCCCTGTTTGAAACCTGATTTTTTACAAAGCGCCGCCAAGGCGCTTTCTTTTAGCGATAAGCCGCGCCACTCACCACCGGCCCGGGAACCTGAAGGAGCCAGCATGAGCCTGCCCAATCCTGCCGAACTGATCAGCCAGATGGCGATCCGTCTCACGGCACACCTGGAACAACGCGGCATCAGCGAACCGCGCTACATCGGCATTCGCACCGGTGGCGTCTGGGTCGCCCAGGCCTTGCTCGATGAACTGGGCAGCCAATCGCCGCTGGGCATCCTGGACGTGTCCTTCTATCGCGACGACTTCAGCCAGAGCGGCCTGCACCCCCAAGTACGTCCCTCGGCCCTGCCGTTCGAGATCGAAGGCCAGCACCTGGTCTTGATCGACGACGTACTGATGAGCGGCCGGACTATCCGCGCCGCCATGAACGAACTGTTCGACTACGGCCGCCCGGCCAGCGTGACCCTGGTATGCCTGTTGGACCTGGACGCTGCCGAACTGCCGATCCGTCCGAACGTGGTCGGCGCGACGCTGACGCTGGCGGCCCACGAGCGAGTCAAGCTCTCCGGCCCCTCGCCGCTGCAACTCGAACTGCAAGACCTTGCCCTTTAACTGCCCTTGTAAGAGTCCATCGCGATGACGCCTCTCGAAACCAAGCGCCCGCTGCAGCTCAACGATCAGGGCCAGCTGCGGCACTTCCTGTCCCTCGACGGCCTGCGCCGCGAGCTGTTGACGGAAATCCTCGACACTGCCGACTCATTCCTCGAGGTCGGCGCCCGGGCGGTGAAGAAAGTCCCGTTGCTGCGCGGCAAGACCGTGTGCAACGTGTTCTTCGAAAACTCCACCCGTACCCGCACCACCTTCGAACTGGCGGCCCAGCGGTTGTCGGCGGACGTGATCACCCTGAACGTTTCCACGTCCTCGGCGAGCAAGGGCGAAACCCTGCTCGACACCTTGCGCAACCTCGAAGCCATGGCCGCCGACATGTTCGTCGTGCGTCACGGTGATTCCGGCGCGGCGCACTTCATTGCCGAACACGTGTGCCCGCAAGTGGCGATCATCAACGGCGGCGACGGCCGTCATGCCCACCCAACCCAGGGCATGCTGGACATGCTGACCATCCGCCGGCACAAGGGCAGCTTCGAGAACCTCTCGGTGGCGATCGTCGGCGACATCCTGCACTCACGAGTGGCCCGCTCGAACATGCTGGCCCTCAAGACCCTCGGCTGCCCGGACATCCGCGTGATCGCGCCGAAAACCCTGCTGCCCATCGGCGTCGAGCAATACGGCGTGAAGGTTTACACCGACATGACCGAAGGCCTCAAGGATGTCGACGTGGTGATCATGCTGCGCCTGCAGCGTGAACGCATGACCGGCGGCCTGCTGCCCAGCGAAGGCGAGTTCTACCGCCTGTTCGGCCTGACCACCGCCCGTTTGGCCGGGGCCAAGCCGGACGCCATCGTCATGCACCCGGGGCCGATCAACCGCGGCGTGGAAATCGAATCAGCGGTGGCTGACGGGCCACACTCAGTGATCCTCAACCAGGTGACCTACGGCATCGCCATCCGCATGGCCGTGCTGTCCATGGCCATGAGCGGGCAAACGGCCCAGCGCCAATTCGACCAGGAGAACGCCCAGTGAAGCTCAGCATTCTCGGCGCACGCGTGATCGATCCAGCCAGTGGCCTGGATCAAGTGACTGATATCCATATCGATGCCTGCAAGATCGTCGCCCTGGGCGCCGCGCCAGCCGGTTTCGTCGCGGTCCAGACCCTCGACGCCCAAGGCCTGGTGGCCGCCCCTGGCCTGGTGGACCTGAACGTCGCCCTGCGCGAACCCGGTTACAGCCGCAAGGGCAGTATTGTCAGCGAAACCCGCGCCGCCGCCGCCGGTGGCGTGACCAGCCTGTGCTGCCCACCGCAGACCAAACCGGTGCTGGACACCTCGGCCGTGGCCGAACTGATCCTCGACCGCGCCCGCGAAGCCGGCAACACCAAGGTCTTCCCCATTGGCGCGTTGAGCAAGGGTCTGGATGGCGAGCAACTGGCCGAGCTCATTGCCCTGCGCGACGCTGGTTGCGTGGCGTTCGGCAACGGCCTGAACAGCTTCCGTAACACCCGCACCCTGTGCCGCGCCCTGGAATACGCGGCGACTTTCGGCCTGACGGTGATCTTCAACTCCCAGGATCACGACCTGGCCGAAGGCGGCCTGGCCCACGAAGGCCCGACCGCCAGTTTCCTCGGCCTGCCGGGCATTCCGGAAACCGCCGAGACCGTGGCCCTGGCCCGGGACCTGCTGCTGGTGGAACAAAGCGGCGTGCGCGCGCACTTCAGCCAACTGACCAGTGCCCGCGGCGCGGCGCTGATCGCCCAGGCCCAGGCCCGTGGCCTGCCGGTGACCGCCGATGTGGCGCTGTACCAACTGATCCTGACCGACGAAGCGCTGATCGACTTCAACAGCGTTTATCACGTCCAGCCGCCGCTGCGCACCCGCGCCGACCGCGATGGCTTGCGCGAGGCGCTGAAGTCCGGGGTGATCTCGGCCATCTCCAGCCATCACCAACCCCACGAACGCGATGCCAAGCTGGCACCGTTCGGCGCCACCGAGCCGGGCATCAGCAGCGTCGAGTTGCTGCTGCCGCTGGCCCTGACCCTGGTGGAAGACGGCCTGCTCGACCTGCCGACCTTGCTGGCGCGCCTGAGTGCCGGCCCGGCCCAGGCGCTGCAATTGCCGGCGGGAAAACTGGCGGTTGGCGCAGCGGCGGACCTGGTGCTGTTCGACCCCAGCGCGTCCACCGTGGCCGGCGAAGCCTGGCGCTCCAAGGGCGACAACTGCCCGTTCCTTGGCCACAGCCTGCCGGGTGTGGTGCGCTATACCCTGATGGATGGGCGGATCACCCACCAGGCCTGATACCGCGTCGTTCCTATCGCAAGCGAGCTCGCTCCCACAGGGGGATCTTCGGTGAACACATGATCTGTGAACACCTCGATCCATGTGGGAGCGAGCTTGCTCGCGATACAGGCGACTCGGTCTTACTGGAACGCCCCCCGCTTCTGCGCATTGCGAATCGAGATCTGATCGTTCAGCGTCCAGAAGTCATACAGCACCCCCAGGAAAAACACCCCGCCGGTCAGCAGGTAAACGATCCCGCTGAGCCATTTGCCCTGATACATGCGGTGTACGCCAAATACGCCGAGAAACGTCAGCAGGATCCACGCCACGGTGTACTCGATGGGCCCCGGGGTGAACCGCAGGTCCGCTTCGCGATCCATGGCCGGGATCAGGAACAGGTCGATCAACCAGCCGATGCCCAGCAGGCCGAAGGTGAAAAACCAGATCGTGCCGGTGACCGGCCTGCCGTAATAGAAGCGGTGAGCCCCGGTAAAACCGAAAATCCACAGCAAGTAGCCGATGACTTTGCTGTGGGTATCGCCGGTTACGCCCTGCTGATAGCTGTTCATGAATGGCCTCTTTTGCCTCGATAGATAAATTTGTTCGGATTTTTTGTGACTTTTTTGTGTCTCGCCGACAGGCGGTCCTGAGCGACTTTGAACCAAGGAAACCCCCGTGGTGTCGGGGTTCTGTCGGACAATCGGGTCAATTTGTCGCAATCATGCGGGGTTCGCGCCAGGTTTCGAATCGACAAACGGCCTCGGAACAGCGAAAAAAGCTGTTATAAAGTTGCGCGCTAACCTTTAAGAGCCCTGCCTAATGCGTCCATTTTTCAAGACATGGCTGACCATTTGCCTATTATTGCCCCTGGCCGCCCACGCCACCAACCGTGAGCAACGTCTTCCCAACGTCAACGGCTACACCCCGAAATCCCATGTTTCTGCTTCTTTAAGCAAGAACAAGCCAAGCGCCGAGCGCCTGGGTTCCGCCAACAGCAAGCTGGTCCCACCGATGGCGACCAAAGCGAGCAGCAACGTGCTGAGCCGTGCCGTGAATGTACTGGGCACACCTTATCGTTGGGGCGGCAGCAGCCCAAGTAAAGGTTTCGATTGCAGCGGTTTGGTGAAATACGCCTTCAATGACGCCACCTTCGACCTGCCGCGCACCTCCAATGCGATGGCTGCCGGTCATGGCGAGAAAGTCGATCGCAAGGATCTCAAGCCCGGTGACCTGATTTTCTTCAAGCTCAAGAGCCGCCGGGTCAATCACGTGGCCATTTACCTGGGCAACGACCGCTTCATCCACGCCCCACGCCGTGGCAAGTCGGTGAGCATCGATACCTTGAACAAACCGTACTGGGACACCCACTATGTGGTGGCCAAGCGGGTTCTGCCGAAAGAGCCGGGTGGTTTGCGGGTGGTTCAGCGCTGATCCGGCATTTGTGTCGCGGCTGACTGCCCCATCGCGAGCAAGCTCGCTCCCACACTTGATCTTCAGTGGCCACATAATTTGTGAACACCTCGGACCAAATGTGGGAGCGAGCTTGCTCGCGATGGGGCCTGCAAAAACGCTGCAAGCTCCCTAGAAGTTATCCGGCGTACGCGCCCGCTCCCGGGCATGTTCGCGGCTGATCAAGCCCTTGCTCACCAAATCCTTCAAGCACATGTCCAGCGTCTGCATCCCCAGCGAACCGCCGGTCTGGATCGACGAGTACATCTGCGCCACTTTGTCTTCGCGGATCAGGTTCCGGATCGCCGAGGTCCCCAGCATGATTTCATGAGCGGCGATCCGGCCACCGCCGATTTTCTTGACCAGCGTCTGGGAAATCACCGCCTGCAACGATTCCGACAACATCGAGCGAACCATGGACTTCTCGTCCCCCGGGAACACGTCCACCACCCGGTCGATGGTCTTGGCCGCCGACGTGGTGTGCAAGGTGCCGAACACCAGGTGCCCGGTTTCAGCGGCGGTCAGGGCCAGGCGGATGGTCTCCAGGTCGCGCATCTCCCCCACCAGGATCACGTCCGGGTCTTCCCGCAGAGCCGAGCGCAGGGCCGTGGAAAAGCTTTGGGTGTCGCGGTGTACTTCGCGCTGGTTGATCAGGCATTTGCGCGGTTCGTGGACGAATTCGATGGGGTCTTCGATGGTGAGGATGTGATGGTGCTTGTGGTTGTTCAAGTGGTCGATCATCGCCGCCAGGGTGGTGGACTTGCCTGAACCGGTCGGCCCGGTCACCAACACCAGCCCGCGCGGCGCTTCGGTCACTTTGCGAAACACTTCGCCCATCCCCAGGTCTTCCATGGTCAGGACTTTCGACGGGATGGTGCGAAACACCGCCCCCGCACCGCGATTCTGATTGAAGGCGTTGACCCGAAACCGCGCCACACCTGGAACATCAAAGGAAAAATCGGTTTCCAGAAACTTCTCGTAATCCACCCGTTGCCGGTCGTTCATGATGTCGTAGATCAGCTCATGAACCTGCTTGTGGTCCAGCGCCGGCAGGTTGATACGTCGCACATCGCCATCGACGCGGATCATCGGCGGCAGCCCGGCGGACAGGTGCAGGTCCGACGCGCCCTGCTTGGCGCTGAACGCCAGTAACTCAGTGATATCCATAGCGCTCCTCAATTCCAGTAGAATGCCGCGAACCTCACCGCTGGCGCTTCTTTATGTCCACGATAGCAGACAACATCGCTCAGGTTAGATCGCGTATCCGCGCTGCGGAGCAGGCCGCCCAGCGCGCCGAACACAGCGTCCAGCTGCTGGCCGTGAGCAAGACCAAGCCCGCCCAAGCCCTGCGCGAAGCCTATGCCGCCGGCCTGCGGGACTTCGGCGAGAACTACCTGCAAGAGGCACTGGGCAAACAGGCCGAACTGACCGACCTGCCCTTGATCTGGCACTTCATCGGCCCCATTCAATCGAACAAGACGCGCGCTATTGCCGAACATTTCGACTGGGTGCATTCCGTGGATCGCTTGAAAGTTGCACAACGCCTGTCCGAGCAACGCCCCGCCGAACTGCCGCCGTTGAACATCTGCATCCAGGTCAATGTCAGCGGCGAAGCCAGCAAGTCCGGTTGCACGCCCACGGACCTGCCTGCGCTGGCGAATGCCATCAGCGCCCTGCCCCGCCTGAAACTGCGCGG
Coding sequences within:
- a CDS encoding YqgE/AlgH family protein → MKNVSPTYLKHHFLIAMPHMADPNFAHTLTYIVEHTANGAMGLVINRPQELNLADILEQLRPDVEPPLLCQHVPIFIGGPVQTDRGFVLHPSGPKYQATVDLDGVSLSTSQDVLFAIADGVGPEKSLIALGYAGWEPGQLEAELADNAWLTCPFDADILFNTSSELRLEAAASRLGVNLSLLTSQAGHA
- a CDS encoding dihydroorotase, translated to MKLSILGARVIDPASGLDQVTDIHIDACKIVALGAAPAGFVAVQTLDAQGLVAAPGLVDLNVALREPGYSRKGSIVSETRAAAAGGVTSLCCPPQTKPVLDTSAVAELILDRAREAGNTKVFPIGALSKGLDGEQLAELIALRDAGCVAFGNGLNSFRNTRTLCRALEYAATFGLTVIFNSQDHDLAEGGLAHEGPTASFLGLPGIPETAETVALARDLLLVEQSGVRAHFSQLTSARGAALIAQAQARGLPVTADVALYQLILTDEALIDFNSVYHVQPPLRTRADRDGLREALKSGVISAISSHHQPHERDAKLAPFGATEPGISSVELLLPLALTLVEDGLLDLPTLLARLSAGPAQALQLPAGKLAVGAAADLVLFDPSASTVAGEAWRSKGDNCPFLGHSLPGVVRYTLMDGRITHQA
- the pyrR gene encoding bifunctional pyr operon transcriptional regulator/uracil phosphoribosyltransferase PyrR codes for the protein MSLPNPAELISQMAIRLTAHLEQRGISEPRYIGIRTGGVWVAQALLDELGSQSPLGILDVSFYRDDFSQSGLHPQVRPSALPFEIEGQHLVLIDDVLMSGRTIRAAMNELFDYGRPASVTLVCLLDLDAAELPIRPNVVGATLTLAAHERVKLSGPSPLQLELQDLAL
- a CDS encoding C40 family peptidase; translation: MRPFFKTWLTICLLLPLAAHATNREQRLPNVNGYTPKSHVSASLSKNKPSAERLGSANSKLVPPMATKASSNVLSRAVNVLGTPYRWGGSSPSKGFDCSGLVKYAFNDATFDLPRTSNAMAAGHGEKVDRKDLKPGDLIFFKLKSRRVNHVAIYLGNDRFIHAPRRGKSVSIDTLNKPYWDTHYVVAKRVLPKEPGGLRVVQR
- a CDS encoding YggS family pyridoxal phosphate-dependent enzyme, whose protein sequence is MSTIADNIAQVRSRIRAAEQAAQRAEHSVQLLAVSKTKPAQALREAYAAGLRDFGENYLQEALGKQAELTDLPLIWHFIGPIQSNKTRAIAEHFDWVHSVDRLKVAQRLSEQRPAELPPLNICIQVNVSGEASKSGCTPTDLPALANAISALPRLKLRGLMAIPEPTDDRAAQDAAFAAVQQLQASLELPLDTLSMGMSHDLESAIAQGATWVRIGTALFGARDYS
- a CDS encoding type IV pilus twitching motility protein PilT — encoded protein: MDITELLAFSAKQGASDLHLSAGLPPMIRVDGDVRRINLPALDHKQVHELIYDIMNDRQRVDYEKFLETDFSFDVPGVARFRVNAFNQNRGAGAVFRTIPSKVLTMEDLGMGEVFRKVTEAPRGLVLVTGPTGSGKSTTLAAMIDHLNNHKHHHILTIEDPIEFVHEPRKCLINQREVHRDTQSFSTALRSALREDPDVILVGEMRDLETIRLALTAAETGHLVFGTLHTTSAAKTIDRVVDVFPGDEKSMVRSMLSESLQAVISQTLVKKIGGGRIAAHEIMLGTSAIRNLIREDKVAQMYSSIQTGGSLGMQTLDMCLKDLVSKGLISREHARERARTPDNF
- a CDS encoding aspartate carbamoyltransferase catalytic subunit; protein product: MTPLETKRPLQLNDQGQLRHFLSLDGLRRELLTEILDTADSFLEVGARAVKKVPLLRGKTVCNVFFENSTRTRTTFELAAQRLSADVITLNVSTSSASKGETLLDTLRNLEAMAADMFVVRHGDSGAAHFIAEHVCPQVAIINGGDGRHAHPTQGMLDMLTIRRHKGSFENLSVAIVGDILHSRVARSNMLALKTLGCPDIRVIAPKTLLPIGVEQYGVKVYTDMTEGLKDVDVVIMLRLQRERMTGGLLPSEGEFYRLFGLTTARLAGAKPDAIVMHPGPINRGVEIESAVADGPHSVILNQVTYGIAIRMAVLSMAMSGQTAQRQFDQENAQ
- the ruvX gene encoding Holliday junction resolvase RuvX, translated to MALRLLLGFDYGTKQIGVAVGQVITGQARELCTLKAQNGVPDWNQVEALIKEWKPDAVVVGLPLNMDGTPSDMCLRAEKFARRLNGRFNLPFYTHDERLTTFEAKGERLVRGGQKGSYRDNPVDAIAAALLLQGWLDANAALFET
- a CDS encoding TM2 domain-containing protein; protein product: MNSYQQGVTGDTHSKVIGYLLWIFGFTGAHRFYYGRPVTGTIWFFTFGLLGIGWLIDLFLIPAMDREADLRFTPGPIEYTVAWILLTFLGVFGVHRMYQGKWLSGIVYLLTGGVFFLGVLYDFWTLNDQISIRNAQKRGAFQ